Proteins co-encoded in one Garra rufa chromosome 21, GarRuf1.0, whole genome shotgun sequence genomic window:
- the LOC141295735 gene encoding transmembrane protein 151B-like: protein MSPAAPVTDSSAVDVHHEQTDAPREAQRPAKQSLSKSLCRDSHWKCLLLSLLMYCCVIALTWCQVTKVTRLTFDSAFKGKSMLYHDSPCSNGYVYIPVAFLVMLYMIYLVECWHCYSRNKLQFKVDLESVGERLQRMQQATPCIWWKAISYHYVRRTRQVTRYRNGDAYTTTQVYHERVNTHVAEAEFDYGNCGVKDISKHLTGLESFPVTKLRFTKCFSFANVESENSYLTQRARFFTENEGLDDYMEAREGMHLKNVEFKEYLLAFADPDRLPWYASQCSFWLAAALTLSWPLRVLTEYRTAYVHYHVEKLFGFDYVAVTPLDERPFCRHIPRVNTIDSTELEWHIRSNQQLVPSYSEAVLMDLAQQSSCNTFSPREIGAAGGNGFGGYRQNCERCHRSISSSSIFSRSALSICNSSSPRLPFSSSRFSLSRLYGSRRSCLWRSHSSSLNDPSCPTESTRCLAGQSANEESPPSPPAYQDALYFPVLIIHRNEGCVGHDHHSLHHNGSCVETSL from the exons atgtctCCGGCGGCTCCGGTAACGGACAGTAGTGCTGTTGATGTCCACCACGAGCAGACGGACGCGCCGCGGGAAGCG CAACGACCCGCAAAGCAGTCACTGAGCAAGTCCCTGTGCCGCGACTCCCACTGGAAATGCCTCCTCCTGTCGCTGCTGATGTACTGCTGCGTGATCGCCTTGACCTGGTGCCAGGTCACGAAGGTCACGCGCCTCACCTTCGACAGTGCTTTCAAGGGCAAGTCCATGCTGTACCACGACAGTCCCTGTTCCAACGGCTACGTCTACATCCCAGTGGCCTTCCTCGTCATGCTCTACATGATTTATCTGGTGGAGTGCTGGCACTGCTACTCACGCAACAAACTCCAGTTTAAAGTCGACCTGGAGAGCGTCGGCGAGCGGCTGCAGCGCATGCAACAAGCGACACCGTGCATCTGGTGGAAGGCTATTAGCTATCATTACGTACGTAGAACGAGACAAGTGACAAGGTATCGCAACGGAGACGCCTACACGACCACGCAGGTTTATCACGAGCGCGTGAACACGCACGTCGCAGAGGCCGAGTTTGATTACGGAAACTGTGGAGTCAAAGACATCTCCAAACACCTCACCGGACTGGAGAGCTTTCCCGTGACCAAGCTACGCTTCACTAAGTGCTTTAGTTTTGCCAACGTCGAGTCCGAGAACTCCTATTTGACGCAGAGGGCACGGTTCTTCACTGAGAATGAAGGATTGGATGATTATATGGAAGCACGCGAAGGGATGCATTTAAAAAACGTCGAGTTTAAGGAGTACTTGCTTGCTTTTGCGGATCCGGATCGCTTGCCTTGGTACGCATCGCAGTGTAGCTTCTGGTTGGCGGCGGCGTTGACGTTATCCTGGCCGTTGAGGGTTCTGACGGAGTACCGCACGGCGTACGTTCACTACCACGTGGAGAAGCTTTTCGGCTTCGACTACGTCGCCGTTACGCCTCTGGATGAGCGTCCGTTTTGTCGGCACATCCCGCGGGTCAACACTATTGACAGCACGGAGCTCGAGTGGCACATTCGTTCTAACCAACAGCTTGTTCCCAGTTACTCTGAAGCTGTGCTTATGGATCTGGCGCAGCAGTCCAGTTGCAACACGTTCTCGCCGCGTGAGATCGGCGCGGCTGGCGGAAATGGTTTTGGAGGATACCGGCAGAACTGCGAACGCTGTCATCGCTCTATTAGCAGCTCGTCGATTTTCTCACGCAGCGCCTTGAGCATTTGCAACAGCAGCAGTCCGCGTTTGCCTTTTAGCAGCAGTCGGTTTTCGCTAAGCCGCTTGTACGGTTCACGCCGCAGCTGTCTTTGGCGAAGTCACAGTAGTAGCCTGAACGATCCCAGCTGTCCCACGGAAAGCACACGATGTTTGGCCGGACAGTCGGCTAATGAGGAGAGCCCACCTTCGCCGCCGGCCTATCAGGACGCGCTGTATTTTCCCGTATTGATTATTCACCGCAACGAAGGATGTGTTGGTCACGATCACCATTCGCTGCACCATAACGGATCCTGCGTGGAGACTTCATTATAG